From one Enterobacter kobei genomic stretch:
- the ndk gene encoding nucleoside-diphosphate kinase, protein MAIERTFSIIKPNAVAKNVIGNIFARFETAGLKIVGTKMLHLSKEKAGGFYAEHQGKPFFDGLVEFMTSGPIVVTVLEGEDAVRRHREILGATNPADALAGTLRADYADSFTENGTHGSDSVASAEREIAYFFAEGEVCPRTR, encoded by the coding sequence ATGGCTATTGAACGTACTTTTTCCATCATTAAACCTAACGCGGTGGCAAAAAACGTTATTGGAAACATCTTTGCGCGCTTTGAAACGGCAGGTCTGAAAATTGTCGGTACCAAAATGCTGCATCTGTCCAAAGAAAAAGCCGGCGGTTTCTACGCTGAGCATCAGGGCAAACCTTTCTTTGACGGTCTGGTTGAGTTCATGACCTCCGGCCCGATCGTGGTTACCGTTCTGGAAGGCGAAGACGCTGTGCGTCGTCACCGTGAAATCCTCGGCGCAACCAACCCGGCTGACGCGCTGGCTGGCACACTGCGCGCTGATTACGCCGACAGCTTTACCGAAAACGGCACCCATGGTTCCGATTCCGTGGCCTCTGCTGAGCGTGAAATCGCTTACTTCTTCGCAGAAGGCGAAGTGTGCCCGCGCACCCGCTAA
- a CDS encoding bifunctional tRNA (adenosine(37)-C2)-methyltransferase TrmG/ribosomal RNA large subunit methyltransferase RlmN — translation MSEHTVTPEAVISTVPNKDAKINLLDLNRQQMREFFKNMGEKPFRADQVMKWMYHYCSDNFDDMTDINKVLRTRLKEVAEIRAPEVVEEQRSADGTIKWAIAVGDQRVETVYIPEDDRATLCVSSQVGCALECKFCSTAQQGFNRNLKVSEIIGQVWRAAKIVGAAKVTGTRPITNVVMMGMGEPLLNLNNVVPAMEIMLDDFGFGLSKRRVTLSTSGVVPALDKLGDMIDVALAISLHAPTDEIRDEIVPINKKYNIETFLAAVRRYLEKSNANQGRVTIEYVMLDHVNDGTEHAHQLAELLKDTPCKINLIPWNPFPGAPYGRSSNSRIDRFSKVLMEYGFTTIVRKTRGDDIDAACGQLAGDVIDRTKRTLRKRMQGETIAVKTV, via the coding sequence ATGTCTGAACATACTGTTACGCCTGAAGCCGTTATCTCAACGGTACCGAATAAAGACGCCAAAATTAACCTGCTGGATTTAAACCGTCAGCAGATGCGCGAATTTTTTAAAAATATGGGTGAAAAACCCTTCCGCGCCGATCAGGTGATGAAGTGGATGTACCATTATTGCAGCGACAACTTTGATGACATGACCGACATCAACAAGGTGTTGCGCACCCGCCTGAAAGAAGTCGCTGAAATCCGCGCCCCGGAAGTGGTTGAAGAACAACGCTCCGCTGATGGCACCATCAAATGGGCGATTGCCGTAGGCGATCAGCGCGTCGAAACCGTGTATATCCCGGAAGACGATCGTGCGACGCTGTGCGTATCGTCCCAGGTCGGCTGTGCGCTGGAGTGTAAATTCTGCTCCACGGCGCAGCAGGGCTTTAACCGCAACCTGAAGGTTTCTGAAATCATCGGCCAGGTGTGGCGCGCGGCGAAAATCGTCGGCGCGGCGAAAGTGACCGGTACGCGTCCGATCACTAACGTGGTGATGATGGGCATGGGCGAACCGCTGCTCAACCTGAACAACGTGGTGCCGGCGATGGAAATCATGCTCGATGACTTCGGTTTTGGCCTGTCAAAACGTCGTGTGACGCTCTCCACCTCTGGCGTTGTGCCTGCGCTGGATAAGCTCGGCGATATGATTGACGTGGCGCTGGCGATCTCCCTGCATGCCCCGACGGATGAAATTCGTGACGAGATCGTGCCGATCAACAAGAAGTACAACATCGAAACCTTCCTCGCCGCCGTGCGTCGTTACCTTGAGAAGTCCAACGCCAATCAGGGGCGTGTGACTATCGAGTACGTGATGCTCGATCACGTGAACGATGGCACTGAGCATGCGCATCAGTTAGCAGAATTGCTGAAGGATACGCCGTGCAAAATCAACCTCATCCCGTGGAACCCGTTCCCGGGCGCACCTTATGGTCGCAGCTCGAACAGCCGTATCGATCGCTTCTCTAAAGTGCTGATGGAATATGGCTTTACCACCATTGTGCGTAAAACGCGCGGCGACGATATTGACGCCGCCTGTGGTCAGCTGGCGGGCGACGTGATCGACCGTACCAAGCGTACATTGCGTAAACGTATGCAGGGCGAGACCATTGCGGTTAAAACCGTCTGA
- a CDS encoding 4Fe-4S dicluster domain-containing protein has protein sequence MRFSLTQKAAAPVIGDRCVRHLLRYATCQACADACPVAAVAVVDGNVELAEERCLHCGDCLFVCPTEAIGGITTVMRHYLDDMLVAPLSFRAASTAELLVWHRLYHLRAVACDPDMQPGWVLAVAQLNLTLRQYQEPQWSIVLPGDDGVDTSRRTLMRAPASAARSARVPAGRRVLRQLYPQMSDWLPDIDPRRCQLCGACWRICPEQALRLENEYMVTESARCTGCGNCQAVCQHQAVTLSAGPRHEPVRQLPLVSASCTSCQRTFLAWRTDRRVCPTCAQHQYGMRGHCC, from the coding sequence ATGCGTTTTTCACTTACCCAGAAAGCAGCGGCACCGGTCATCGGTGACCGCTGCGTTCGCCATTTGCTGCGTTATGCCACGTGTCAGGCCTGCGCGGATGCCTGTCCTGTGGCGGCAGTGGCGGTGGTGGACGGCAACGTAGAACTGGCAGAGGAGCGTTGTCTGCACTGCGGCGACTGCCTGTTTGTCTGCCCGACAGAAGCGATCGGCGGGATCACCACCGTAATGCGCCATTATCTGGACGACATGCTGGTGGCCCCGCTATCGTTCCGTGCCGCCAGCACGGCGGAGCTGCTGGTGTGGCACCGGCTTTATCATCTGCGCGCCGTGGCCTGTGATCCCGATATGCAGCCGGGCTGGGTGCTGGCGGTGGCGCAACTGAATCTGACACTGCGGCAGTATCAGGAGCCGCAGTGGTCTATCGTTCTCCCCGGTGACGACGGGGTCGATACTTCCCGCCGGACGCTGATGCGCGCGCCTGCGTCCGCCGCCCGCAGCGCCCGTGTACCGGCGGGAAGGCGCGTGTTGCGCCAGTTGTACCCGCAGATGAGCGACTGGCTGCCGGATATTGACCCACGCCGCTGCCAGCTGTGCGGGGCGTGCTGGCGGATCTGCCCTGAACAGGCGCTGCGTCTGGAGAACGAGTATATGGTGACTGAGTCAGCGCGCTGTACTGGCTGTGGGAACTGTCAGGCGGTGTGCCAGCATCAGGCGGTAACGCTGAGCGCCGGGCCGCGGCATGAACCTGTCAGGCAACTGCCGCTGGTGTCTGCCAGCTGCACGTCCTGCCAGCGGACGTTTCTGGCGTGGCGTACCGACAGGCGAGTTTGTCCGACCTGCGCGCAGCATCAGTACGGAATGCGCGGACATTGTTGCTAA
- a CDS encoding DMSO/selenate family reductase complex A subunit → MTSSRTPRSEEGLAPVSRRSFLQASSALLTLPFFTSASHAAPSDAQPLTAAADEERVVQTCSTFDCGGKCDIRAHVQAGIVTRISTRADNELDPQMPVMRACVRGRSYRKFVYHPDRLKYPMKRTGKRGEGKFERISWDEATTLIAEKMRTITEKYGPASRYVHVGTAVSGGPFSGTVMAQRLLSLTGGYLGSYHSVSMGNTAAATPYTYGVAASGSSLDTLVDTKLVILWGHNPTETIFGHTNHYFQQMKQNGTRFIVVDPRYSDTVASLADQWIPLLPTTDNALMDAMMYVIVTESLHDEAFIRRHTLGFDEASMPEGVPENESLVAYLTGAKDGVRKTPEWAERITHVPAQTIRQLARDYATTKPAALIQGWGPQRHNCGERTARGSTLLATITGNVGVKGGWAAGYGGCANRKFTVGPEMPDNPVKAQISVMNWVQAAEDASKVTPLDGLKNAEKLDSNIRLLFSLAGNYLTNQNPDLHKAARMLEDESNIEFIVASDLYMTPSAKYADLLLPETSFMERWNIGETWGTASYLMLSEKLIEPEFERRSDYEWLREVAAKLGVEPAFSMGRDEKQWIESIWERTRQAMPDEQLPDFATLQKTRQHLFKSEPYVAFADNIRDPENHPFPTPSGKIEIFSQRLYDMQHPEIPALSHYVPAHEGPEDPLAEKYPLQLITWKGKNRANSTQYANPWLQEVQTQKLWINPQDAQARGIRQGDEVRIHNDRGISVVPAEVTPRIIPGVVAMQAGAWWQPDAQGVDRGGCANVLSSARITALAKGNSHQTMLVEVVKA, encoded by the coding sequence ATGACCAGTTCCAGAACCCCACGGTCTGAAGAAGGTTTAGCGCCTGTTTCACGGCGTAGCTTTCTTCAGGCCAGCTCCGCGCTGCTTACCTTACCCTTTTTCACTTCAGCCAGTCATGCTGCGCCGTCTGATGCCCAACCGCTGACGGCGGCGGCTGATGAAGAGCGCGTGGTGCAAACCTGCAGCACCTTTGACTGCGGCGGGAAATGTGACATTCGCGCCCATGTGCAGGCGGGTATCGTCACCCGTATTTCTACCCGTGCCGATAACGAACTGGATCCGCAGATGCCAGTGATGCGCGCCTGTGTGCGTGGTCGCAGCTACCGGAAATTCGTTTATCATCCGGACCGCCTGAAATACCCCATGAAACGCACCGGCAAACGCGGCGAAGGGAAGTTTGAGCGCATCTCCTGGGATGAAGCCACCACCCTGATCGCCGAAAAGATGCGGACGATCACCGAAAAATATGGTCCCGCCTCGCGCTACGTTCACGTTGGCACCGCGGTATCCGGCGGACCGTTTTCTGGCACCGTGATGGCGCAGCGCCTGCTGAGCCTGACCGGCGGCTACCTGGGAAGCTATCACTCGGTCAGCATGGGCAACACCGCCGCAGCGACGCCTTATACCTATGGCGTGGCCGCCAGCGGCAGTTCGCTGGACACGCTTGTGGATACCAAACTGGTGATCCTCTGGGGCCACAACCCGACGGAAACCATCTTTGGTCACACTAACCACTACTTCCAGCAGATGAAACAGAACGGCACTCGCTTTATTGTCGTTGATCCGCGCTATTCGGATACGGTGGCATCGCTGGCAGACCAGTGGATCCCGCTGTTACCGACGACCGATAACGCTCTGATGGATGCAATGATGTACGTCATTGTGACCGAATCGCTGCATGACGAGGCCTTTATACGTCGTCATACGCTGGGCTTTGATGAGGCATCAATGCCGGAAGGCGTGCCGGAAAACGAATCGCTGGTGGCGTATCTGACTGGCGCGAAAGACGGCGTGCGCAAAACCCCGGAGTGGGCGGAGCGTATCACCCACGTTCCCGCACAGACTATCCGCCAGCTGGCGCGCGACTACGCCACGACTAAACCCGCGGCGCTTATTCAGGGCTGGGGACCGCAGCGGCACAACTGCGGCGAACGCACCGCGCGCGGCTCGACGCTGCTGGCGACCATTACCGGCAATGTCGGGGTGAAAGGCGGCTGGGCGGCGGGCTATGGCGGCTGTGCGAACCGCAAATTCACCGTCGGGCCGGAAATGCCGGACAACCCGGTTAAAGCGCAAATCTCAGTGATGAACTGGGTGCAGGCGGCCGAGGACGCCTCAAAAGTCACGCCCCTGGACGGGCTGAAAAATGCGGAAAAACTCGACAGCAATATTCGTCTGCTGTTCTCGCTGGCGGGCAACTATCTCACCAACCAGAACCCGGATCTGCACAAAGCCGCCAGAATGCTGGAGGATGAATCTAACATTGAGTTCATCGTCGCAAGCGATCTGTATATGACGCCGAGCGCGAAGTACGCCGACCTGCTGCTGCCAGAAACCAGCTTTATGGAGCGCTGGAATATCGGCGAAACCTGGGGTACCGCCAGCTATCTGATGCTGTCTGAAAAGCTCATCGAGCCAGAGTTTGAGCGCCGTTCCGATTACGAATGGCTGCGTGAAGTGGCGGCGAAGCTGGGCGTTGAACCGGCGTTTAGCATGGGACGCGACGAGAAGCAGTGGATCGAGAGTATCTGGGAGCGCACGCGTCAGGCGATGCCGGATGAGCAACTGCCGGATTTCGCGACCCTGCAAAAAACGCGTCAGCACCTGTTCAAAAGCGAGCCTTATGTGGCCTTCGCCGATAATATCCGCGACCCGGAAAATCATCCGTTCCCGACGCCGTCCGGCAAAATCGAGATTTTCTCTCAGCGGCTTTATGACATGCAGCACCCGGAAATCCCGGCGCTGTCCCATTATGTGCCCGCGCACGAGGGGCCGGAAGATCCGCTGGCGGAAAAATACCCGCTGCAGCTGATCACCTGGAAAGGGAAAAATCGCGCCAACTCCACCCAGTATGCCAACCCATGGTTGCAGGAAGTGCAGACGCAAAAACTGTGGATCAACCCACAGGACGCGCAGGCGCGGGGTATTCGTCAGGGGGATGAGGTACGTATTCATAACGATCGCGGTATCAGCGTAGTACCCGCGGAAGTGACGCCGCGCATTATCCCGGGCGTGGTGGCAATGCAGGCCGGGGCCTGGTGGCAGCCCGATGCGCAAGGCGTCGATCGCGGCGGCTGTGCCAACGTTCTGAGCTCAGCGCGCATCACAGCGCTGGCGAAAGGGAATTCCCATCAAACGATGCTTGTTGAGGTAGTAAAAGCATGA
- the pbpC gene encoding peptidoglycan glycosyltransferase PbpC (penicillin-binding protein 1C), with translation MSPHNVKQHRLLRSRWLWLPGALLIVLGMVWLADRIWPLPLTEVHPARVVVSEDGTPLWRFADADGIWRYPVTIEEVSPRYLDALIHYEDRWFWQHPGVNPLSVLRAAWQDLSSGRVVSGGSTLTMQVARLLDPHSRTFTGKVRQLWRALQLEWHLSKRDILTLYLNRAPFGGTLQGVGAASWAYLGKPPSQLSYAEAALLAVLPQAPSRLRPDRWPERAQAARDKVLARMAQQGVWSARQVQESREEPVWLSPRQMPQLAPLFARLVAGKTRSDKIVTTLDAGLQRQLEDLALNVKTRLPQRSSLAMIVVDHTDMKVRGWVGSVDINDDSRFSHVDMVTAVRSPGSVLKPFIYGLAMDDGLIHPASLLQDVPRLSGDYRPGNFDSGFHGPVSMSEALVRSLNLPAVQVLEAYGPKRFAGRLRNAGLPLILPAGAEPNLSLILGGAGARLADITATYSAFARQGKAGALRLLPSDPLVERPLLSPGSAWIIRRILASQAQPLPDSALSPVVPLAWKTGTSYGYRDAWAIGINARYVIGIWVGRPDGTPVAGQFGFASAVPLLNQVHNLLQAQSVSGKARQPVDPRPASVTRGVICWPGGQTLPQGDSNCRRRLATWLLDGSEPPTLLLPDQENVNGIRFPIWLNKAGERVAADCPDATQQTLIVWPRPLEAWLPSGERRAARLPPASAQCPPPAQTATAPLLLTGVREGALIRRLPGEAQVSLPLYAPGGEGRRWWFINGEALTESSARLTLQLAKAGNYQVVVMDTSGQMTTVSFELR, from the coding sequence TTGTCACCCCATAACGTGAAGCAACATCGTCTGTTGCGCTCCCGCTGGCTCTGGCTGCCGGGAGCGCTGTTGATCGTGCTGGGGATGGTCTGGCTGGCGGATCGGATCTGGCCGCTGCCGCTCACCGAGGTACACCCGGCACGTGTTGTGGTCAGTGAAGACGGCACGCCGCTGTGGCGCTTCGCTGATGCCGACGGTATCTGGCGCTATCCGGTAACCATTGAAGAGGTCTCACCGCGTTATCTGGACGCGCTGATCCACTATGAAGATCGCTGGTTCTGGCAGCATCCGGGCGTTAATCCGCTCTCGGTGCTGCGCGCAGCCTGGCAGGATCTCAGTTCAGGGCGGGTGGTATCCGGCGGCAGTACGCTGACCATGCAGGTCGCGCGTCTGCTCGATCCCCACTCCCGAACCTTCACCGGCAAAGTGCGCCAGCTATGGCGCGCGTTGCAACTTGAATGGCACCTTTCCAAGCGCGATATTCTTACGCTCTATCTTAATCGTGCGCCCTTTGGCGGTACTCTGCAGGGCGTGGGGGCGGCAAGCTGGGCTTATCTGGGCAAACCCCCGTCACAGCTCAGCTATGCAGAAGCGGCGCTGCTCGCGGTATTACCCCAGGCTCCGAGCCGTCTGCGTCCCGACCGCTGGCCGGAGCGCGCTCAGGCAGCGCGCGATAAAGTGCTGGCAAGAATGGCGCAGCAGGGCGTCTGGTCGGCCCGGCAGGTGCAGGAGTCCCGTGAAGAGCCGGTATGGCTGTCACCCCGACAAATGCCGCAGCTCGCGCCGCTGTTTGCCCGTCTGGTCGCCGGGAAAACCCGCAGCGATAAGATCGTCACGACGCTGGACGCCGGGTTGCAACGGCAGCTTGAAGATCTGGCGCTGAATGTCAAAACGCGTCTGCCGCAGCGCAGTTCGCTGGCGATGATCGTCGTCGATCACACCGATATGAAAGTGCGTGGCTGGGTAGGGTCGGTGGATATTAACGACGACAGCCGTTTCAGCCATGTGGATATGGTAACCGCCGTGCGTTCGCCCGGCTCGGTGCTGAAACCCTTTATCTATGGCCTGGCGATGGACGACGGGCTGATCCATCCGGCTTCTCTGTTACAGGATGTGCCGCGTCTGTCCGGCGATTACCGCCCCGGCAACTTTGACAGTGGTTTTCACGGCCCGGTCAGCATGAGTGAAGCGCTGGTGCGATCGCTAAATCTGCCGGCGGTACAGGTGCTGGAAGCCTACGGGCCAAAGCGTTTTGCCGGGCGGCTGCGTAACGCCGGTTTACCGCTGATTTTACCCGCGGGCGCGGAGCCTAATTTATCGCTGATCCTGGGTGGGGCAGGGGCGCGCCTGGCGGATATTACCGCCACCTACAGCGCGTTTGCCCGTCAGGGGAAAGCAGGAGCGTTGCGGCTACTGCCATCCGATCCCCTTGTCGAACGCCCGCTACTCTCGCCGGGTTCAGCCTGGATCATCCGCCGTATTCTGGCTTCACAGGCGCAGCCGCTGCCGGACAGCGCCCTGTCGCCGGTGGTGCCGCTGGCCTGGAAAACCGGTACCAGTTACGGCTACCGTGACGCATGGGCGATCGGCATTAACGCCCGCTATGTGATTGGCATCTGGGTTGGCAGACCGGACGGCACACCGGTCGCCGGACAGTTTGGTTTTGCCAGCGCAGTGCCGCTGCTTAATCAGGTTCATAACCTGTTGCAGGCCCAGTCGGTGAGTGGTAAAGCGCGCCAGCCAGTCGATCCGCGCCCGGCATCGGTAACGCGCGGGGTGATTTGCTGGCCGGGCGGGCAGACGTTGCCGCAGGGCGACAGCAATTGTCGTCGCCGTCTCGCCACCTGGCTGCTCGATGGCAGCGAGCCGCCAACGCTGTTGTTACCGGATCAGGAAAACGTGAACGGGATCCGTTTCCCGATCTGGCTGAATAAGGCCGGGGAGCGGGTGGCCGCCGATTGCCCGGACGCCACGCAACAAACGCTCATCGTCTGGCCGCGTCCGCTGGAAGCCTGGCTACCGTCAGGTGAGCGCCGCGCTGCGCGGCTGCCACCGGCATCGGCGCAATGCCCGCCACCGGCACAAACTGCCACGGCACCTTTGCTGTTAACCGGTGTCCGTGAGGGGGCGCTGATCCGTCGCTTGCCAGGCGAAGCACAGGTTTCACTGCCGCTGTATGCGCCAGGCGGCGAAGGACGCCGCTGGTGGTTTATTAACGGTGAGGCATTAACTGAGTCATCCGCGCGACTGACCCTGCAACTGGCAAAGGCGGGCAACTACCAGGTCGTGGTTATGGACACATCAGGGCAAATGACGACGGTAAGCTTCGAATTGCGCTAA
- a CDS encoding DMSO/selenate family reductase complex B subunit — MSQFTDYPPVSDKQLGFFIDSSRCSGCKACQVACKDKNNLEVGRRFRRVYEVTGGGFIPTGQGGVQNNVFAYTLSISCNHCADPICTRNCPTTAMHKRPGDGIVRVNTDKCVGCGYCAWSCPYGAPQLNTQTGQMSKCDFCVDLQAKGEPPVCVATCPLGAIKFGPIDELRATWGNVNSVKGLPDASITQPNLVIKAHQGAEKEEPRHA, encoded by the coding sequence ATGAGTCAGTTTACAGACTATCCACCGGTGAGCGACAAGCAGCTGGGGTTCTTCATCGATTCTTCCCGCTGCTCAGGCTGTAAGGCCTGTCAGGTGGCCTGCAAGGATAAAAACAATCTGGAGGTCGGGCGGCGGTTCCGTCGTGTCTATGAAGTGACCGGCGGCGGGTTTATACCGACCGGGCAGGGCGGCGTGCAAAATAACGTGTTTGCGTACACGCTCTCCATCTCTTGTAACCACTGTGCCGATCCGATCTGCACCAGGAACTGCCCGACTACCGCCATGCATAAACGGCCTGGCGACGGCATCGTGCGCGTGAACACCGATAAGTGCGTGGGCTGCGGCTACTGCGCCTGGTCCTGTCCTTACGGCGCGCCGCAGCTGAATACCCAGACCGGGCAGATGTCAAAATGCGACTTCTGCGTCGATTTGCAGGCCAAAGGGGAGCCGCCGGTGTGCGTGGCGACCTGTCCGCTCGGGGCGATCAAGTTCGGACCCATTGACGAACTGCGCGCGACCTGGGGCAATGTTAACAGCGTGAAAGGGCTGCCGGATGCCTCCATCACGCAGCCGAATCTGGTGATCAAAGCGCATCAGGGCGCGGAAAAAGAGGAGCCGCGTCATGCATGA
- a CDS encoding dimethyl sulfoxide reductase anchor subunit family protein: MHELPLLLFTLLLQGSVGITLWLALLPARGISPRGGLLLAFAMACTGLLASTLHMGYPLNALNALRHVASSWLSREVVFASLYLAALGLCTLLALWRKPGGRLLLPLAALFGVIDVYCMAQIYINTAVITWQHFNTLILFMGSVGIVGSVFAALTAPDTRSRRVTLAVMLVALVVLVRLLVQPLWMSALADHAQIVTLPHAPLAAFAQLRTLYTLSWAVSVAGMIAFVLGGLRHAKRLLLAGSALLLLAEIALRFIFFSIG, translated from the coding sequence ATGCATGAGTTACCGTTACTGCTGTTTACGCTGCTCCTTCAGGGATCGGTAGGTATCACGCTCTGGCTGGCATTGCTGCCAGCACGTGGCATTTCACCGCGCGGTGGACTGCTGCTGGCATTCGCGATGGCCTGTACAGGGCTTCTGGCCTCCACCCTTCATATGGGGTATCCACTCAATGCCCTTAACGCGCTACGCCACGTCGCCAGTTCATGGCTAAGCCGGGAAGTGGTGTTCGCCTCTCTGTATCTCGCGGCGCTCGGGCTGTGCACGCTGCTGGCGCTGTGGCGCAAGCCCGGTGGCAGGCTTCTGCTGCCGCTGGCGGCGCTGTTCGGTGTGATTGATGTTTACTGTATGGCGCAGATCTACATCAATACCGCGGTGATCACCTGGCAGCATTTCAATACGCTGATCCTCTTTATGGGCAGCGTGGGAATTGTCGGTTCGGTGTTTGCGGCGCTGACCGCGCCAGATACACGCAGCAGACGTGTTACGCTCGCCGTTATGCTGGTGGCGCTCGTCGTGCTGGTGCGCCTGCTGGTGCAGCCGCTGTGGATGAGCGCGCTCGCGGACCACGCGCAAATCGTCACCCTGCCACACGCGCCGCTGGCGGCGTTCGCACAACTGCGTACGTTGTATACCCTGAGCTGGGCAGTGTCAGTCGCAGGGATGATCGCCTTTGTACTGGGTGGCCTTCGCCATGCGAAAAGGCTGCTGCTGGCGGGAAGCGCGCTGCTGTTGCTGGCTGAGATCGCGTTGCGCTTTATTTTCTTTAGCATCGGCTGA
- the rodZ gene encoding cytoskeleton protein RodZ gives MNTEATHDQNETQSTGVRLRSAREQLGLSQQAVAERLCLKVSTVRDIEDDKAPADLASTFLRGYIRSYARLVHIPEEELLPMMEKQAPIRAAKVAPMQTFSLGKRRKKRDGWLTSITWLVFFVVLGLTGAWWWQNHKAQQEEITTMADQSTAELNASNTDAQSIPLNNDTATPSVDTPTTGTAPADASPQTAATPAPTTSATTDQNAVVSPSQANVDPAVTQPQTPAATALPTDQAGVNTTAPADANALAMTFTADCWLEVSDATGKKLFSGIQRSGANLNLAGQAPYKLKIGAPSAVQIQFQGKPVDLSRFIRTNQVARLTLDAGQSAAQ, from the coding sequence ATGAATACTGAAGCCACTCACGATCAAAATGAAACACAATCCACTGGCGTTCGTCTGCGCAGCGCCCGTGAACAACTCGGACTCAGCCAGCAAGCGGTTGCCGAACGCCTGTGCCTGAAGGTTTCCACCGTTCGCGATATTGAAGACGACAAAGCGCCTGCTGATTTAGCCTCGACGTTTTTGCGTGGATATATCCGCTCTTATGCCCGCCTGGTGCACATTCCGGAAGAAGAACTGCTGCCGATGATGGAGAAGCAGGCACCGATACGTGCGGCGAAAGTCGCGCCGATGCAGACTTTTTCGCTGGGCAAACGTCGTAAAAAACGCGACGGCTGGTTAACCAGCATCACCTGGCTGGTGTTTTTTGTCGTCCTCGGCCTGACCGGTGCCTGGTGGTGGCAGAACCACAAAGCGCAGCAGGAAGAGATCACCACCATGGCCGATCAGTCTACTGCTGAGCTGAACGCCAGCAACACCGACGCGCAGAGCATTCCGCTGAATAATGACACCGCGACGCCGTCTGTTGATACCCCGACTACGGGTACCGCGCCGGCTGACGCCTCGCCGCAGACCGCGGCAACCCCAGCGCCGACCACTTCCGCAACGACCGATCAAAACGCGGTTGTGTCGCCATCGCAGGCGAATGTCGATCCTGCCGTGACCCAGCCGCAGACCCCTGCGGCAACAGCTCTGCCAACCGATCAGGCAGGCGTTAATACCACCGCACCGGCTGATGCCAACGCGCTGGCGATGACCTTCACCGCCGATTGCTGGCTGGAAGTGAGCGATGCCACCGGCAAGAAATTGTTCAGCGGCATTCAGCGTAGCGGGGCGAATCTGAATCTTGCAGGCCAGGCGCCGTACAAGCTTAAAATCGGCGCACCGTCGGCGGTACAAATTCAGTTCCAGGGAAAACCTGTCGATCTGAGCCGATTTATCAGAACTAATCAGGTTGCGCGACTGACCCTCGATGCCGGACAATCAGCAGCACAGTAA